Proteins found in one Phyllostomus discolor isolate MPI-MPIP mPhyDis1 unplaced genomic scaffold, mPhyDis1.pri.v3 mPhyDis1_scaffold_39, whole genome shotgun sequence genomic segment:
- the LOC114489778 gene encoding olfactory receptor 4E1, with protein sequence MQEAGLLNQSTLVTYFKLQGLSVNRKVQVAMFVMVLILYVLTLIGNILIVITITYDRRLHTPMYFFLSNLSFIDVCHSTVTVPKMLIDTWSEEKLISFDACVTQMFFLHLFACTEIFLLTVMAYDRYVAICKPLQYMTVINWKVCVLLAVTIWTGGTIHSIALTSLTIRLPYCGPDEIDNFFCDVPQVVKLACTDTHIIEILIISNSGLISVVCFVVLVVSYTVILVSLRQQVHKGRWKALSTCAAHLTVVTLFLGHCIFIYSRPSISLREDKVFSMFFTAVTPLLNPIIYTLRNTDMKNALNKLMCRKERKETK encoded by the coding sequence ATGCAAGAGGCTGGCCTGCTCAATCAAAGTACTTTAGTGACATATTTTAAGCTTCAAGGTTTATCCGTAAATCGAAAGGTGCAGGTGGCCATGTTCGTCATGGTCCTCATTCTCTATGTCCTGACACTGATTGGGAACATCCTCATTGTCATAACTATTACCTATGACCGCCGGCTCCATACCCCCATGTATTTCTTCCTCAGCAACCTGTCCTTTATTGACGTCTGCCACTCCACAGTCACTGTCCCCAAGATGCTGATAGATACCTGGTCAGAGGAGAAGCTCATTTCCTTTGATGCCTGTGTAACTCAAATGTTCTTCCTACACCTATTTGCCTGCACAGAGATCTTTCTCCTCACTGTCATGGCCTACgatcgctatgtggccatctgcaaacCCCTGCAGTACATGACAGTGATAAACTGGAAAGTATGTGTGCTACTGGCTGTGACCATCTGGACAGGGGGGACCATTCACTCCATTGCCCTGACCTCCCTCACCATCAGGCTGCCCTACTGTGGTCCTGATGAGATTGACAACTTCTTCTGTGATGTACCTCAGGTGGTCAAATTGGCCTGCACTGATACACACATCATTGAGATTCTCATCATCTCCAACAGTGGGCTTATTTCTGTGGTCTGTTTTGTGGTTCTTGTGGTGTCCTACACTGTCATCCTGGTGAGTCTGAGGCAGCAGGTCCACAAGGGCAGGTGGAAAGCCCTATCTACCTGTGCAGCCCACCTCACCGTAGTCACACTGTTCCTGGGACATTGCATCTTCATTTATTCTCGTCCGTCCATCAGCCTCCGGGAGGACAAGGTGTTCTCTATGTTTTTCACTGCTGTCACCCCCCTGCTGAATCCCATCATCTATACCCTAAGGAATACAGACATGAAGAATGCTTTGAACAAGTTAATGtgtaggaaggagaggaaagaaacaaaataa